One Streptomyces coeruleorubidus DNA segment encodes these proteins:
- a CDS encoding ABC transporter ATP-binding protein — protein sequence MNALLTRVLGREQTEGLRRVLLWAAAAAAVQGVAYALLVPLLTRLLGDDPGAAWPWVAALAAATAAYGAVAFTAAVRGNRFSADLGRTLHHRIGDHVVALPLGWFDGERTGALGQLAGQGVVQVMNAAANLLRPLCIAFVTPAVVVLATFAFDWRLALAMLAAAPVAAVAYRWSGRLMARVDRQTHAAAAETADRLVEFARHQPALRAFGRTAEDHELLDAALREQRAKARAAVRMGVPGIAGFALAVQLCFTCVLLLGTVLAVDGSVGAGELIAVLVLAVRFVEPMSAAAELGGSLRIARGTLERLDEVLAADPLPQPETPAPLPDTYGIELDGVSFGYGDGRTVLDGLDLRVPAGHTVALVGPSGSGKTTVTRLIARFWDVTGGTVRVGGTDVRDLTTDQLMSRFAMVFQDVYLFAGTIEENIRAGREDATDEEVREAGRIARVDEITERLPDGWAARVGEGGTALSGGERQRISLARALLKQAPVVLLDEATSALDAENEAAIQQALGALTADPTVLVVAHRLDTIRGADVIAFLEGGRIVEQGTHEELLALGGRYAAFWGERERASGWRLAARS from the coding sequence ATGAACGCGCTGCTGACACGCGTACTGGGACGGGAACAGACGGAAGGGCTGCGCCGAGTGCTCCTCTGGGCGGCCGCCGCCGCGGCCGTCCAGGGAGTGGCGTACGCGCTCCTGGTGCCGTTGCTCACCCGGCTCCTCGGCGACGACCCGGGGGCGGCCTGGCCGTGGGTCGCCGCCCTCGCCGCGGCCACCGCCGCCTACGGAGCCGTCGCGTTCACCGCGGCCGTGCGCGGCAACCGCTTCAGCGCCGATCTCGGGCGCACGCTGCACCACCGCATCGGTGACCATGTAGTCGCGCTGCCGCTCGGCTGGTTCGACGGCGAACGCACCGGCGCACTGGGGCAGTTGGCGGGACAGGGTGTGGTCCAGGTGATGAACGCGGCGGCCAACCTGTTGCGCCCCCTGTGCATCGCCTTCGTCACTCCCGCCGTCGTCGTGCTGGCCACCTTCGCCTTCGACTGGCGGCTCGCCCTGGCCATGCTGGCGGCAGCACCCGTCGCGGCAGTCGCGTACCGCTGGTCCGGACGGCTGATGGCCCGCGTCGACCGGCAGACCCATGCCGCGGCCGCCGAGACCGCGGACCGGCTGGTGGAGTTCGCCCGCCACCAGCCCGCGCTGCGCGCCTTCGGGCGAACCGCCGAGGACCACGAACTCCTGGATGCCGCCCTGCGCGAGCAGCGGGCGAAGGCGCGCGCCGCCGTACGCATGGGCGTGCCCGGCATCGCGGGCTTCGCGCTCGCCGTGCAACTCTGCTTCACCTGCGTGCTGCTGCTCGGCACGGTCCTCGCGGTCGACGGATCGGTCGGCGCGGGTGAGCTGATCGCGGTGCTGGTGCTCGCCGTGCGCTTCGTCGAACCCATGAGCGCCGCCGCCGAGTTGGGCGGATCCCTGCGGATCGCCCGAGGCACCCTGGAGCGCCTGGACGAAGTGCTCGCCGCCGATCCGCTGCCCCAGCCGGAGACCCCGGCGCCGCTCCCGGACACGTACGGCATCGAACTCGACGGCGTCTCCTTCGGTTACGGCGACGGACGCACCGTCCTCGACGGGCTCGACCTGCGCGTCCCGGCCGGGCACACCGTGGCGCTGGTCGGCCCCTCCGGCTCCGGCAAGACCACGGTGACCCGCCTGATCGCCCGCTTCTGGGACGTCACCGGGGGCACGGTCCGCGTCGGCGGCACGGATGTCCGCGACCTGACGACGGACCAGCTGATGTCACGGTTCGCCATGGTCTTCCAGGACGTGTACCTCTTCGCGGGCACGATCGAGGAGAACATCCGCGCCGGACGCGAGGACGCCACCGACGAGGAGGTGCGCGAGGCCGGGCGGATCGCCCGCGTCGACGAGATCACCGAGAGGCTGCCGGACGGCTGGGCCGCCCGCGTCGGCGAGGGCGGCACGGCCCTGTCCGGCGGCGAGCGGCAGCGGATCTCCCTCGCCCGGGCCCTGCTCAAGCAGGCCCCGGTCGTCCTGCTCGACGAGGCGACCTCGGCGCTCGACGCCGAGAACGAGGCCGCGATCCAGCAGGCCCTGGGCGCACTCACCGCGGACCCCACGGTCCTCGTCGTGGCCCACCGCCTCGACACCATCCGCGGCGCCGACGTGATCGCGTTCCTGGAGGGCGGGCGGATCGTGGAGCAGGGGACGCACG
- a CDS encoding ABC transporter ATP-binding protein — MTGAALADPREGTPDSPSDVLVPPEAPAAKAPGLGDLLAPVRGRLIAAIVAQAVAAVCSMIPFTAVAELARALLASGGPDASRAWAAAWTAVAALVARLVLYATAGVLTHHADADLQLGLRRRIARRLGRLPLGWFTENSSGEVKKAAGDNISTLHHLVAHTALEVTAAIVAPLTALVYLLTVDWRLTLVALLPLLLGGWFFKQAMSGGEEVTARFFGAMGGVNAAVVELVHGITVIKAYGRTSRAHRAYDDAADSFTVFFRDWIMSTTRASTSAALALSGPAALLVATAAGTLFVTQGWADALDLVPFVLLGPALTGSVMGLAQSGHAVQGGLQSAREIHALLAAPALPEASEPTSPGPDGRVELTGVGFSYDGATDILSGIDLTLRPGTVTALVGASGSGKSTLARLVPRFWDTTAGTVRIGGTDVRDMAPADLYRQVSFVFQEPHLLRTSVRDNIRLGRPDADDADVERAARAAHLHERVTALPRGYDSMVGEDAVLSGGESQRLSVARALLADAPVLVLDEATSFADPESEAAVQQALSALAAGRTLLVIAHRLATVRDADHIVVLDGGRIAEQGTHAELLALDGRYARMWAIQQKGTAR; from the coding sequence ATGACCGGCGCGGCCCTCGCGGACCCGCGAGAGGGCACCCCTGACAGCCCCTCTGACGTCCTTGTCCCACCCGAGGCCCCCGCTGCGAAGGCGCCGGGGCTCGGTGACCTCCTCGCCCCCGTACGAGGGCGGCTCATAGCCGCGATCGTGGCCCAGGCGGTCGCCGCGGTCTGCTCGATGATCCCGTTCACCGCCGTCGCCGAACTGGCCCGCGCCCTGCTGGCGTCCGGCGGCCCGGACGCCAGCCGCGCCTGGGCCGCGGCCTGGACCGCCGTGGCCGCCCTGGTGGCCCGGCTCGTGCTGTACGCGACCGCGGGCGTCCTCACCCACCACGCCGACGCCGACCTCCAGCTCGGGCTGCGCCGCCGAATCGCCCGGCGCCTGGGGCGACTGCCGCTCGGCTGGTTCACCGAGAACAGCTCGGGTGAGGTGAAGAAGGCGGCGGGCGACAACATCTCCACGCTGCACCACCTGGTCGCGCACACCGCGCTGGAGGTGACCGCCGCGATCGTGGCGCCGCTGACCGCTCTGGTCTATCTGCTGACCGTGGACTGGCGGCTCACCCTCGTCGCGCTGCTCCCGCTCCTGCTCGGCGGCTGGTTCTTCAAGCAGGCCATGTCCGGGGGCGAGGAGGTGACGGCACGGTTCTTCGGCGCGATGGGCGGCGTCAACGCGGCCGTCGTCGAACTCGTCCACGGCATCACGGTGATCAAGGCCTACGGCCGTACCTCCCGCGCCCATCGTGCCTACGACGACGCCGCCGACAGCTTCACCGTCTTCTTCCGCGACTGGATCATGAGTACGACACGGGCCAGTACGTCGGCCGCGCTCGCGCTCTCCGGACCGGCCGCCCTTCTCGTCGCCACGGCCGCCGGCACCCTCTTCGTCACGCAGGGCTGGGCCGACGCGCTCGACCTCGTGCCGTTCGTCCTGCTCGGACCGGCCCTCACCGGCTCCGTCATGGGGCTCGCCCAGTCCGGGCACGCCGTCCAGGGCGGCCTGCAGAGCGCCCGTGAGATCCACGCGCTGCTGGCCGCCCCCGCCCTGCCCGAGGCGTCCGAGCCGACATCCCCGGGACCGGACGGCCGGGTCGAACTGACCGGCGTCGGCTTCAGCTACGACGGCGCCACGGACATCCTGAGCGGCATCGACCTGACCCTGCGACCCGGCACCGTCACCGCCCTGGTCGGCGCCTCCGGCTCGGGCAAGTCCACCCTCGCCCGGCTCGTGCCCCGCTTCTGGGACACGACCGCTGGTACGGTACGGATCGGCGGCACGGACGTCCGGGACATGGCCCCCGCCGACCTCTACCGGCAGGTCTCCTTCGTCTTCCAGGAACCCCACCTGCTGCGCACCAGCGTCCGCGACAACATCCGGCTCGGCCGTCCGGACGCCGACGACGCGGACGTGGAACGGGCCGCGCGTGCCGCGCACCTCCACGAGCGGGTCACCGCTCTGCCGCGCGGCTACGACTCGATGGTCGGCGAGGACGCGGTGCTCTCCGGCGGCGAGTCCCAGCGCCTCTCCGTGGCCCGGGCACTGCTCGCCGACGCGCCCGTCCTCGTCCTCGACGAGGCGACCTCCTTCGCCGACCCCGAGTCCGAGGCCGCCGTCCAGCAGGCCCTGTCCGCCCTCGCGGCGGGCCGCACCCTGCTGGTCATCGCCCACCGGCTCGCGACCGTACGGGACGCCGACCACATCGTCGTCCTCGACGGCGGACGCATCGCCGAACAGGGCACCCACGCCGAACTGCTGGCCCTGGACGGCCGTTACGCACGCATGTGGGCCATCCAGCAGAAGGGAACCGCGCGATGA